The Paenibacillus sp. FSL R7-0345 DNA segment GACGCAGGAGCTGGATCGGTGAGCTGTATGAACGTTTTACAGAGCAGACGATTCTCTTTACGTGGGGGTCAGCGGTTATTGCGGCTGTAGTTGTTGCTTTTCCGCTGGTCTACCGTACAGTCAAGGCCGGCTTTGAGGAAGTGGATAGGGATCTTGAGAATGCTGCGCGTGCTCAGGGAGCCAGCGAGCTGCAGGTTCTGTGGTACGTTACCCTGCCGTTAGCCAGCCGTGCATTGGCTGCCGGCTTTGTGCTGGGCTTCGCCCGCGGGCTTGGCGAGTTCGGGGCTACCATCATGGTGGCCGGAAACATTCCGGGGCGGACCCAGACTGTGCCGACTGCTATTTATGTTGCTGTTGACGGCGGCAATATGACGCTCGCCTGGATGTGGGTCATTTCCATCATCGTTATTTCAGCACTCATGCTGATGTTCGTTAACCGCCGTTCCTGATATCCAAACAGTACGTTTACAAACAAAACTCCGGCTTTGCCTGTACGGTCAGGCAAAGCCGGAGTTTTTACGGTTTATGCATCCGGGATCTAAGTTTCGTATATAATTTCGCCGGTTCCTGTAAGATCATAGCTATGAATCGAATTAAGCTCGTTCTTGAAGGCCGGGGAGCGGAGAATATCGAGCACTGCGTTAACCCAGTGTTCATTCTCCGGCTTCTTGAGCATCACCAGATCATAACGTTCCCGGATCAGCGGAATAAATTCCAGGCCGTCAATAATCTTGGCGGCCTTTTCGATGCCGATGCCCACATCGGCTTCCCCGCGGGCCACACGGCCGGCTACAGCCAGATGGCTGTTCTCTTCGGTCTCATAGCCGCTGAGTCCGGCTGTGGAGATTCCGTGCAGCCGCAGCTGCTCGTCCAGCAGCACCCGTACGCCGGAGCCGCGCTCACGGTTAATCAGCTTCAGGCCCGGCTGCTGTAAATCCTGCCAGCTGCAGATATTCCGCGGATTACCCTGCTGTACATAGAAACCGGCGCTGCGTGTCAGCATGTGTACGACGAGATAGGAGAAGCCGACCAGCAGCTTGCGGATATACGGGAGGTTATACTCTCCGGTATCCCCATCCAGCAAATGGGTGCTGACGATATCAGACTCGCCGTGATACATGGCGATCAGACTGTCCAGACTCCCGGCGTAGGAACGGAGGGGCCGGGAAGAAGGCAGATTGCGTTCCAGATGGGTGGCCAGAATATCAAGCGACATATCCTGCCCGGTAATCACAATGTTAGTTACAGCAGTCTTCGCCGTCCCGGATGCAGACGGGGGGAGGTGAAGCGGCGGGGAAAAGGTGGCCGGCGGCAGAACAAACGGCGTGCCTGTCTGTAAAGGGACAGGGGCAGCGCTTTGCGGAGCTGCAGATGTACCGCTGCTGCGCGAATTCTGCTTATAGGCCTCCAGATCCGAGTGGTCCACCCGCATCTGCTTGCCGACGCGGTAGGAAGGCAGCTCACCTTTTTTGATCAGGTCATATACCTTTAATTTGGAAATCTTCAACAGCCGGGCGAGTTCCTCGGTTGTATAGGAAGTGTTCTCGGACATGGGATAAAGCCTCCTAGAGGTGCACTGCGGCAGCGCTCATCAAGTCTTATATGAATAGATCAAGACTACCCTATTTTGCGGGCCTGTGCAATTAAAGAACCCACAGAAGGCGGAGCGGGCCCTAATAGGCGAACTGCCTGCCATCCTCCGCCTTCTCGGAGGCTGACAATCCGATAAGCTCAGAAACAGTAACAAACCGGTAGCCCTGCTTCTCCAGGGCAGGCAGAATAATCTGCAGCGCCTCACGGGTCTGGGACTGTCCATGAACATAATCATGAAAGAGCACAATATCGCCGTTATGGGCGTTCTTGATGACTTTGTTCGAGATATTCCAGACGCCCGGGCGGTCCCAGTCGCGTGTATCCTGATGCCAGGACCACAGTACAGGCTTAAGCCCCATACGGTTCGATACATTGACGAGCGTTTCATCATACATCCCGCCCGGCGGCCGGAACAGGCTGCTGTGCCGGCCGGTAACCTTTACGATCTCGTCCTCCGTCTGCTTCAGCTCCTTCATGGCCTGTTCTACCGAGATGGGCCGTTTAAAATACACATGATTATACGTGTGATTGGCCAGCTCATGGCCTTCGGAAATAACCCGGCCGGCAATTTCGGGATAGGCGGCGATTTTTTTGCCGATGGCGAAAAAGGTGCACTTCGCGTTATATTCCTCAAGCACATCGAGAATTTTGGCAGTGTCAGTCGGGTCGGGACCATCATCGAAGGTTAGGGCGATCACTTTCTGCCGGACCGGCACTTCCCAGATCATATCGCCTTTTTGCTCATGATACTGGCGGTCTTTGATATCGGAACGGGCAAAAGCATGGCTTGACCAGCTGGCCAGCAGCATCGACAAAGTAAGTAGTGCGGCAGACATTCGGCGGAATCTTCTCATGGGTTGTCAGTTTCACTCCATACCGGACCCGTGAACTCAAACGGGCGTTTTGACCTTAGAATGCTCCATCCCGGTGCTGAAATATTCACAGCTGGCGAATGCGGCGTTTTTTCTATTTTAGAGTGAAAGTTTTGCCGGAAATGACTTATAATGAGTTACTAAATACAGAACATGGATAGGGGCAGCGGATATGACACTAATTGAGAAAAGAGAGCACAGGCAATATCCGGAGATTACCCGTCTGGAAACGTCAAGAGCCGCTTATGAGCGCGATTATTCCCGCCTGATTCATTCACCGACCTTCCGCCGGCTGCAGGGCAAGTCACAGGTATTCGGCGCCGGAACCGGCGATTATTACCGGACCCGTCTGACCCACTCGCTCGAAGTAGCACAGATTGCCCGGGAAGCGGCCAAAAGCCTGCTGCGTTCCTATCCCGAGGTAGAAACCGGACAGGCGGACAACCCGGGGCTTGTCATTGATCCTGAGGTGGTGGAGTGTGCAGCGATCGCCCATGATTTTGGCCATCCGCCATTCGGTCATAAGGGTGAAGAAGTGCTGGATAACATCCTTGAGCAGCTGATAGTCAAAAAAACAGCCGAGGAAGCGCTGAAGTCAGGCGCAGGCCCGGTACAGAAGCAGACAATTGAAGGGAATATGAAACGGCAGTATGAGCATTTTGAAGGCAATGCGCATAACTTCCGGCTGATCATGTTTCTGGAGAAACGCGAGAATATCGACGGGCTGAACCTGTCGGATGCCGTGCTGCTGGGGATTAACAAGTATCCTTTTCCCGGTACGGTGCTGAAAAAGGGACTGTATCTGTCAGAATGGGATTATATTTCGGAGATCCGCAAGGACTGGGGGGTTCCGGCAGGGAAGAAGACGCTCGAAGCCCAGCTGATGGACCTGTGCGATGATATCGCCTATTCGGCGCATGATCTGGAAGACGGAATCAAGGCGGGCAAAATCGAAGTCCATGAGCACTTCATGCACGATAGCTATATCCAACGGCTGATTGTGGAGAAGATTACGACGCTGGAGGATGCCTTCTGGAAGGGCTGGCAGCCTGAAGCCATTCATATCAAAGTGGAGGCGGTGCTGAGCGAATTTCTCCGCGTCTGGATGGACAAGATGCCGACCTGCGAAAATGACTATTCCCGCACACGCCGCGAGGTGAAGGCTTACTGGGTCAGCACGTTTGTCGCCAGCCTTGGGGTTATTCAGGACGGGGACTGGAAGAAGGTCACGTTCATCAAGGAAGGCATCGAGGACGAGGATATGCTGCGTACGGTCAGCGTGCTCAAAAGCTTCGCCTGGGTCACCATGATCCGCGATCTGCGCGTGCAGCGCCTGCAAAAACGCAGTGAATGGATTCTACGCCGGCTGTGGGCGGCATTCAATGATCCCGCGACCTCCAAGGCGATTATCCCGAGCGACTGGCTGCAGCGCTTTGAGAAGGACCAGCGGCAGCAGAAGCCGATCTGGACCTGGGAGCATATGGTGATTGATTACATCGCCGGAATGACGGATGCTTTTGCCGAAAAAATATACAATGAGCTGTACGGCCTGAAGGTAGGCTCCATTTACGATCTGGATTAACGCCGATCTATAGCCCGGACTCCCTCGCGGAGCCCGGTTTTTATTGGGGAAAAATAAAGCGGAACAATCCTCTTGGAATACATGACATTATCTAAAAATATCTTTAATTCCTGCCGAAATATAGAGAGTAATGTATCGTTTTGCCCGTTTGTGAAAATGAAAGCAACCGGTTGGAATTGCGTGGAAAGTTTCTGAGATCAGAGGAGGCATATTTGTGGGAAAAGAGCGGAAGCGCATGGACTCCGTTTTAAAGCAGACAAAAGGTACTTTACAAAAGGTCATGGGGGCAAGAAAAAAAAGTGTCGGGGCTAAAGTGGCCTCAGGCTACGCAGCCTTAGCAGTACTGGTACTGCTGATCGGAGGGATCTCTCTCTATCAAATGTATAATATGCAGAAAAACACCGGAAATATCATCGAAAATTCGATACCGGCGCTGAATCAGATACATGATATCAACTACTATACAGAGCATGTTATGGCGCTCAGCATGCAGCACATTCTCAATACAGACAGTGCAGAAAAGGCGAAGCTGGAAGAGCAAAGAAATCAGGTTATCCGTAAAGTCGCCGATGTGATGAAGCTGTACAGAGCGTCGCTGGCCGGTGAAGAAGGATCGGAGCAGCTGTCAGGCCTTAGTGACAAATGGGAAGAATATATGACGATCAACAATCAGGCCATTAAGCTCAGCAACGAAGGGAATGAGGAGCTGGCGCTGGAGGTCTCCAAAAAAGGAATCGAAGCCTTTAATGCCATGCAGATTGATCTGGAGGCGCTGGTAAAATACAGCCAGGAGGATGCCGAGCAGGAAGGCCGGCATTCAGAGGAAACCTTTCACACCTCGATTATTGTCAATAGCTTAATCATTGTGCTTGTCCTGGCAGGAATAGGCCTGATTAATATGGTCATCCGCAAGACCATCATCAGACCGATCAAAACGGTAACTGCCCACCTGCAGCGGATCGCGGAAGGCGATCTGACCTCAGAGGACACTTTAATCCGGAACGAGGATGAAATCGGACGGCTGGCCAAAACGGTTAATGACACGAACCGGACGCTGCTTACAATCGTCGGACAGATCCGTAATGTTTCGGGAGTCATCGCCGAGCAGGGCGAAGAGCTGGTGCGCACGGTGTCAGGAACCAAGGAGGGGAGCAGCCAGATTGCTGTTACGATGGAGGAACTGGCCAATGCGGCCGGCAGCCAGGCGGAATCAGCGGTAGAGGCTTCCAAGGCGGTGGAAGACCTGAACAGGCTGATCAGTGACTTTGCCGGAAAAGGAAACGAGCTGATGCAGCATTCCGGTCAGGTGCGGACCCGGGGTGAGCGGGGCAGAGCGCTGATGGAAAGCTCGGTGGCGCAGATGGAACAGATCGCCGAGGTCGTATCCCAGTCAATGGATACGGTAGAGGAGCTGAACCGGAAGAACGAAGGGATCTTCCGGCTGGTCGGCTCGATCCGCAATATTTCGGAACAGACCCATCTGCTGGCGATCAACGCGGCGATTGAAGCGGCCAGAGCCGGAGACAGCGGCCGCGGCTTTGCGGTTGTGGCCCAGGAGGTGCGTAAGCTCTCGGAGGATGTACAGCAGACCGTATCCGAAATTACCGGCATCACGCAGGGGATTCAGACGGATTCCAGAGAAATGGTTGAGCAGCTGCGGGAAGGTGTTCTGAAGACCGAGGAAGGCGGACGGCAGATTCTGGAGACCGGCAGTGCCCTGGCTGAAATCAACCAGTCAGTGGTTGTGATGGCCGGCACGATTGAAGATATGGGCGGCGATATCCAGAGAATGGCCGGCGCCAGTGAGACTATGAATGAATTCAGCCAGCACATCTCGGCACTCGCCCAGCAGTCGGCAGCAGGGGTCGAGGAGACGTCAGCCTCGGCCAATGAGCAGGTGCAGGCAACCAGTGAAGTAGCGGCCGGCATCGGCGAGCTGCGCAGCCGCCTGGTTGAACTGGAGGAATCCGTTACGCGGTTCCGGATATAACGATGACCAGCGGCAGATAATGAAAGGGGGATTCCCGGCCAGGTAATAATGGCTGCGGGAATCCCCTTTTTTGAGGCTGTATTCAATAGGAAGCCGGCCAGCGGAAATCCGGCTGAAAGTCTAAACGGTATTAATATTGGCGGCTGTAGTCCACCAGATTGCGGGAAGGCTTGCCGTCCTTAAGATAAGCTTGTACATTCTCCGTAAAGAGCCCGGTAATCCGGTCGGCATAACGGTCTGTTGTACCGGCGCAGTGCGGAGTGATAATGACCTGCTCCATGCCCCACAGAGGATGATCCGCAGGCAGCGGCTCAGGGTCAAATACATCCAGGCCGGCTCCGGCGAGCTGTCCGCTGTTCAGCGCAGACATAAGAGCTTCCGTATCCGTGGTTGCCCCGCGTCCGATATTAATATAATAAGCTCCTTGCGGGCAGGCATTGAACAAATCTGCATTAAAGAGCCCCTGCGTCTCATCGGTAAGGGGCAGCGTGTTGACCAGAAAGTCAGCTGCTCCTGCTGCTTCCTGCAGCCGGTCAGCGGTATAGACCTTATCAAATCCGTCAACGGCTTTACCGGAACGGCTGACTCCGACTGTATTCATCCGGAAGGCCTTGGCGATACGGGCCGTTTCGCTGCCGATGGAGCCCGTACCGGCAATTACAACGGTTTTACCGGTCAGCTCGCTTTCTTTACCGTCAGAAT contains these protein-coding regions:
- a CDS encoding helix-turn-helix transcriptional regulator is translated as MSENTSYTTEELARLLKISKLKVYDLIKKGELPSYRVGKQMRVDHSDLEAYKQNSRSSGTSAAPQSAAPVPLQTGTPFVLPPATFSPPLHLPPSASGTAKTAVTNIVITGQDMSLDILATHLERNLPSSRPLRSYAGSLDSLIAMYHGESDIVSTHLLDGDTGEYNLPYIRKLLVGFSYLVVHMLTRSAGFYVQQGNPRNICSWQDLQQPGLKLINRERGSGVRVLLDEQLRLHGISTAGLSGYETEENSHLAVAGRVARGEADVGIGIEKAAKIIDGLEFIPLIRERYDLVMLKKPENEHWVNAVLDILRSPAFKNELNSIHSYDLTGTGEIIYET
- a CDS encoding D-2-hydroxyacid dehydrogenase; the protein is MITKSIVCLQPLTSQQQETILAAAPGYTLTLGNAKSPDLDQLARAEIVIGWGKGIADTLLQPDSPLRWVQTWSAGVEKLPLKRLEERGILLTNASGVHAEPITAVIIGFMLMFTRNLHTALRNQLERKWHSDGKESELTGKTVVIAGTGSIGSETARIAKAFRMNTVGVSRSGKAVDGFDKVYTADRLQEAAGAADFLVNTLPLTDETQGLFNADLFNACPQGAYYINIGRGATTDTEALMSALNSGQLAGAGLDVFDPEPLPADHPLWGMEQVIITPHCAGTTDRYADRITGLFTENVQAYLKDGKPSRNLVDYSRQY
- the dgt gene encoding dGTP triphosphohydrolase — encoded protein: MTLIEKREHRQYPEITRLETSRAAYERDYSRLIHSPTFRRLQGKSQVFGAGTGDYYRTRLTHSLEVAQIAREAAKSLLRSYPEVETGQADNPGLVIDPEVVECAAIAHDFGHPPFGHKGEEVLDNILEQLIVKKTAEEALKSGAGPVQKQTIEGNMKRQYEHFEGNAHNFRLIMFLEKRENIDGLNLSDAVLLGINKYPFPGTVLKKGLYLSEWDYISEIRKDWGVPAGKKTLEAQLMDLCDDIAYSAHDLEDGIKAGKIEVHEHFMHDSYIQRLIVEKITTLEDAFWKGWQPEAIHIKVEAVLSEFLRVWMDKMPTCENDYSRTRREVKAYWVSTFVASLGVIQDGDWKKVTFIKEGIEDEDMLRTVSVLKSFAWVTMIRDLRVQRLQKRSEWILRRLWAAFNDPATSKAIIPSDWLQRFEKDQRQQKPIWTWEHMVIDYIAGMTDAFAEKIYNELYGLKVGSIYDLD
- a CDS encoding methyl-accepting chemotaxis protein, encoding MGKERKRMDSVLKQTKGTLQKVMGARKKSVGAKVASGYAALAVLVLLIGGISLYQMYNMQKNTGNIIENSIPALNQIHDINYYTEHVMALSMQHILNTDSAEKAKLEEQRNQVIRKVADVMKLYRASLAGEEGSEQLSGLSDKWEEYMTINNQAIKLSNEGNEELALEVSKKGIEAFNAMQIDLEALVKYSQEDAEQEGRHSEETFHTSIIVNSLIIVLVLAGIGLINMVIRKTIIRPIKTVTAHLQRIAEGDLTSEDTLIRNEDEIGRLAKTVNDTNRTLLTIVGQIRNVSGVIAEQGEELVRTVSGTKEGSSQIAVTMEELANAAGSQAESAVEASKAVEDLNRLISDFAGKGNELMQHSGQVRTRGERGRALMESSVAQMEQIAEVVSQSMDTVEELNRKNEGIFRLVGSIRNISEQTHLLAINAAIEAARAGDSGRGFAVVAQEVRKLSEDVQQTVSEITGITQGIQTDSREMVEQLREGVLKTEEGGRQILETGSALAEINQSVVVMAGTIEDMGGDIQRMAGASETMNEFSQHISALAQQSAAGVEETSASANEQVQATSEVAAGIGELRSRLVELEESVTRFRI
- a CDS encoding polysaccharide deacetylase family protein, with protein sequence MSAALLTLSMLLASWSSHAFARSDIKDRQYHEQKGDMIWEVPVRQKVIALTFDDGPDPTDTAKILDVLEEYNAKCTFFAIGKKIAAYPEIAGRVISEGHELANHTYNHVYFKRPISVEQAMKELKQTEDEIVKVTGRHSSLFRPPGGMYDETLVNVSNRMGLKPVLWSWHQDTRDWDRPGVWNISNKVIKNAHNGDIVLFHDYVHGQSQTREALQIILPALEKQGYRFVTVSELIGLSASEKAEDGRQFAY
- the modB gene encoding molybdate ABC transporter permease subunit translates to MNWTEFFAPVWLSVKIAVITSIIVFILATCVAKLMAGRKFPGYSLLETVLMLPLVLPPTVVGFVLLVILGRRSWIGELYERFTEQTILFTWGSAVIAAVVVAFPLVYRTVKAGFEEVDRDLENAARAQGASELQVLWYVTLPLASRALAAGFVLGFARGLGEFGATIMVAGNIPGRTQTVPTAIYVAVDGGNMTLAWMWVISIIVISALMLMFVNRRS